GGCCATCGCGTGGATATCCTTGAACGACCCTGAACTCGGCCACACGCCGATCACGCCACCCGTGCCGGCAATCACGCGCGCATGGTCCGGCGTGATGAGCCGGCTGCGCGACGAAGGATGCGTGGCCAACGCCGAATGCGACAGCACGAGCGGCTTGGTGGACGTATCGGCGGCGCGCTTAACCAGGTCGTAAGTGCCGTGCGCGACATCCACGACGATGCCCAGCGCATTGCAACGCCGCACCACTTCCGCGCCGGTATCGGTCAGCCCGCCATGCACCGGCGGCTCGGTCTGAATATCGCCAAGCTCGTTCACGCGATAGTGCGTGAGCTGCAAATGCCGCAACTGATGCTGCGCATACGCCTCGTCGACGCGATCCACCTGACCTTCGAGAAAATCCCCGCCCTCGGCGGAGATGATCGCGCACGGTCCGAGCGAGCCCTTCGCCGCGAGCGACGCCGCATTCGTCACCACCTGCATCTGCTCACGCTCGATCAATTGATGCGCGCGCTGGAATTCGGCTTGACCGAGGGCATACAACTCGCCCGGCTGCGGATCGCGCCACGCTTCGAAGCGCTTGCGGTTTTCCGCGACGCGCGTGACCGTCGTATCCGTGACGATCGCAAGGCAGATCACGTTCATGCCGCCTTTGCGCATCGGCGCGGCGAGCGGCAGAAACGGCCGACGCGCACCGATCGCCGGATCGCGCGACACGGTCACGCGCCCGGCGTGGCTGTGCATGTCGATGGTGAGCGTGCTGGACGGCGCTTGCCACGAAGGCGCGCTGTGACTGCCGCTGTCTGCCTGCGCGACCGGGTCGTCTTGCGCGTGGTGGGGATCGGTATAGCCCGCGAAACGGCCAGGCGCACACGCCGCGAGTCCGAGCGCCGCGCCGGAGGAAAGAAACGCGCGCCGGCTGAAGGTGCGCGACGCAGAAGGCAAGCGATCGAGCGCGCTCGCTTCGACCAATCGATAACGCCAACCCGCGGGGTCGTCGACCAGACGCAGCAGCCGCCCGCGTAACGTCAGCGCTTCGGCTTGCGGCGCGAGCGGCGCTGCCGTGTAGACCTCGATCGACGCCGCCGGATTGCGCGGCACACAACCCCCGCAGCAGGGTTCATCGGCGCAGAGCAGAAAGTAATCGACCGATTCGGCTTGCGGATCCAGCGGAATCATCCAACCCGTGATGTCGACAGTCGTGTCATGCAGCGTGTCGGCGTTGCCATCGCGAATCGTCGGCCAGTCGAGGGTCATCGGCATTCCTGTTGGGGCGATTTATTTGCGAGCCGATCCGCTCCGGCTTTTATCGGGCGTCAGCGTACCGACCATGCTTTCAACGAGCTTCAACGCTTCGGCCTTCAGCGCGACTGGGTCGTCCGCGTTGTCGAGCAACTGCGCCGCTTCGCACACCATGCTGCCGATCATGCGCGCGGCAAGGTAAGCGTTCGCGCGGGCCTTTTCATTATGACCTGCCGGACCGACCAGCGCGTCGATCAGCAGCCCATAAACGTGCGCTTCTTCGATCTCGCGGCAGCGCGCCGTGCCGAGCACGGCGGGCGCAGTTTCGATCACGAGTTGCCGATAAGCGGGCTCGCAACAGACTTCCAGAAACTCGCGAATGCCCGCGCTAATGCGCTTCGCCTTTGGCGCGGCCCGGGCAGCGGCCTGCACTTTGGCGGCGGCCTGCTCCTGCAATGCGCCCACCAGCGCATCGAAGAGTTCGGCTTTATCGGCGAAGTGGTGATAGAACGCGCCGCGAGTCACGCGTGCGCTGCGTGCGATGGCCTCGATGCCGACCTGCTGATAACCCTGCGACGCGAATAGTTCGCCGGCGGCGCTAATCAACGCCTGACGCGTGGCGTCCGCGTATTCCTCGCGGCGGGATTTGGGAGGGACACCTGCGCTCGGCATAGGACGGTTTTTTATCGCTTGATTTTTCACATTCTGATTGTAGTATACATACACGTTGTATGTGAAAGTCTTGATGTATGTAGAATTTGACTTTGCTTGCAGCGTGGAAAGACGGACGCACAACCCGTAGGTAGGCAATCCCATCAGGAGCAGACCCGAAATGACTCAGGCAGAGCAATACCTTTCACCCACTGAAGAGCAGCTTTCCAATGCGCGCATCGCCGTGCAACGGTTCGCCGCGGAATGGCAAAACCCGGTCGCGGATAACTTGAGAAGTTTGATGCACGAGGACACGCGTAACCTGATTCCGCCCATGACGGAACCGGCCGATCGGGAAGGCGTGGTCGAGCATTTTCGCCAGGTGCTGACGCAACTGCCGGACTTGAAAGTCGATGTCTTACAGTGGGCGCCGACCGGCGACGCCGTGATGATCGAATGGCAGGCGTCGGCCACCGTCGCAGGCCAGCCGCTGAGTTGGCAGGGCGTCGACCGTTTCAACCTGCGCGGCGACCGGATGTACAAGGGGCAGGTGTATTGGGACACGCGACGTGTCGCCGAGCAGGTGGCCGAAGCGGTCAAGCGCGCTCAGCAGAAAGGCTAGGCAGGTTAAGAAGGCATCGCGTTGAATGACGCCAGTAAGTCACTAAGCCAGTAAGCCAGCAAAAAAGGCGGTTAAAGCTCGCACGCTTTAGCCGCCTTTCATTCGCCAGGAGAAACAGACGCGATCAACTGCGCGGCACGCCATCCTCCACCAGCACCGCGATCGGCATCGCGCCGAGCGCGTCGCGCACATACAGCAAGCCGTGCTCATCGACCTTCGGCGCTGCGGGGCTCAGCCAATCGAACAACGCTCGCGCCGACAGATCGGACGGCATTTCAATCGCCGTGTCCGCCCACTTTTGCGGATCGACCATCGGCAGATCGCTTGCGTCATCGCTATCGAGCAAGCCGGAAGCCAACCGGCTCGCGATCACCACCGCCCAGGCGTTGCCATGCCGTCGCGCGAACGCAATCACATTCGCGGCATGCGCGCCGCGCACGGTAAGCGGCAAATACTCGCTCTGACTCAGCAACTCCGGCAAATGCGTGCGCAACGCCAGCACGCGTTGCACGACCGCGAGCTTCACGCGTCCGTCGCGCCAGGTCGGCAGGAAATCCGACGGCGGCGTCTGCACGAGCCACGCTTCACGCTGAGCGAAATCCACCGGCCGGCGATTGTCCGGATCGACCAGACTAAAGTCCCACAACTCGGTGCCCTGATACAGATCGGGAATGCCCGGCGACGCCAGCCGCAACACCGTCTGTTGCAGACTATTGAGCGCACCGGCGCGGCCAATCCGCGCGACGAACGCCGATAGTTCCTTCAGAAAGCCGTCGCGTCGCTGCGGCGCGAGGATATCGAACAGGAAATCGCGGCAGCCGGCTTCATACGCTTCGTCAGGCGCGAGCCAGTTGGTTTGCAGCTTCGCTTCGCGCAGCGCCTTCAACTGCCATTGCGCGACGCGTTCGGCCAGTTCCTTGACGCCCGCTGCGTCGTCCGGTTTCAACTCCGGCGGCCAGCAACCGACCAGCGTCTGATACAGCATCGCTTCGGCGGCGGGGCCCGGCGCCCAGTCGCAGCGCGTGTCCTGACCGACGCTGCTGATCGGCTTGCCGTCGAGCGCACGGCGATGCGGCGCGTTCAACGTCGACCACGCGCGCAAGGTCGCGCTCCAGTCCGCCGCGATTTCGCTCAACACCGCGAGACGGGCGCGCACGTCTTCGCCGCGTTTGTGATCGTGCGTGGCGGTGGCGAGCAACGCGTGAGGAAAGCGCTGCGCGCGTTCCAGATTAGCGGCATGAAACTGCTCGACCGACAGCGCGAATTCACCCGGGTCCGCGCCGACTTCGTTACGCGATAACAACCGGCCGTAGCGATAGCACGCCGTGTCTTCGACCGCCTTCGCGGCGACCGGCGCGGTCAATTGCGAAAACAGCGTTTGCGCGGTGCGCCGCGCCGAACCGGCGTGGCTGGGCGGCGCGTTGTTCTGACCTGGCTGCGGCGGCGCGCCGGGGCGTCCGCTTGGCGCTTCTTCCGCACTACCGCCGAGCCACGCGTTCACGCGATCGAGCACGACGAGGTCCGCGCGCGACAGCGATTGTTTTGCGCCTTCGAGCGCCTGGTCGAAATAGACGTTGTCGGCAGTGCTGCGCAAGCCGTTCTGCGGATAGACGCGATACACCGGAAAATGCACGACCAGTTCGGTCAGCACACGCCGCAGCGAGGTGAACGCGAAATCACGCGTGGTCAGCGAATCTCGTGCGATGCGATGCAACGCGCGCGCTGCCCGATCCAGTTCCGCCGACAGGTTCTCCGCGAGAATCTTGCGGCGCGCGATCAACGCTTCGTCCGCGAAACGCGGGCTGCGGCCGGTGAGTTCGGCCCATGTCTGCGCAAGCGGTTCCGCGCCGGCGGGATCGTGCAGCAACGCGCCTACGTCGTTCATGAAGTCGTAGCCGGTCGTGCCGTCCACGGGCCAATCGTCGCGCAGCGGTTCGCCACGGCCGAGAATTTTCTCGACGACCACATACGGCGCGGTGTCGCGCAATTCCGTGAGACGCTGCCGCAACCGCTGCGCGTATTCGCGCGGCTCGGCGAGCCCGTCGACGTGATCGATCCGCAGCCCGTCCACCACGCCTTCCTGGTAGAGACGGAAAATCAGCGCATGCACCGCGTCGAACACTTCGGGCCGCTCCACGCGCACGCCGGCGAGTGTGGAGATGTCGAAGAAGCGCCGCCAGTTGACTTCGTCGGACGCGGTGCGCCACCACGCAAGCCGGAAATGCTGCCGCTCGATCAGCCGATGCAGGCGGTCACGCGTCACCGGATCGCCAGGTGCGTACGCTTCCAGCGCGGCATCGATCGCCGCACTGCCTTGCTGCGCGACGAACTCGCGCAACATCTCGCGCCCTTCGGCGGCACGCGGATGATCGGTGGGTTGCGTCGTCAGCCCGTTGAAGCGTTCGGCGAGCGCGTTGAGGTCGGCGCGCTCCGCGCCTTGCAGGATCGACGCGTAATCGATCGGGCACACGGGGAACACATGCGGACCGTAGCCGATATAAAAGCGCCCACTGTCCGCATCAAAAAGCAGCGCGATGCGGCCCGCCGCGAGCTCTTCGCCATACTGCGCGCCGAGCGTCGGCGCCAGCACCTTGCCGCGCAACGCCGGATCCGGCGAATGCCAGTCGACGTCGAAATGACGCGCGTAAGCGCTGTGCCGGCCCCATTCGAGAATATCGAGCCACCACGCGTTGCTGGCGCCGCCCACGCCCATATGGTTCGGCACCATATCGACAAGCAGCCCCATGTTGTGCGCGCGCAGCTTGTCGACGAGACGTTTGAGCCCCGCCTCGCCGCCGCATTCGGCGCTGACCCGGGTGTAGTCGACGGTGTCGTAGCCGTGCATCGATCCGGGCTCGGCCGTGGTGATCGGCGACGCGTACACGTGGCTGATGCCGAGCGCGGCGAAATAGTCGACGTGCTTCGCGGCGTCGTCGAAGGTGAAGCCTCGGTGAAACTGGAGGCGAAGCGTGGAGCGCGGGACAGTCATGGCGTATCAGGCTCCGCGGAAGCGTTGGAAGAAGGAGCGGCAGCGCGCGCGGCGCGGCGTTCGCGATCGACGGCGAGCAGGCGGTCGCAGAAGACGTCGTCCTTGAACAGTTCGTCGATCGGCAGATTCACGCGACGACGCCAGTTCGGGTGCTCGTCGATCGAGCCGGGCAAGTTCGGCTGCTCGACTTGCCCGAGCAGGTCTTCGAGCGGAAACGTCACCAGCGGACCCGGTGTAGCGCAGACGAACGCGAGCGCTTCATCCACCGGCGCATCGTCGGGCGGCGGCGCTTCTACACCGTGCGCGGCCACGCCGGCCGACTGGAACGCGCGCCACATGTTGGCGCGGTCGTGCGCGCGTTCTTCCTGCGCGAGCTGTACCGGATCGCGGCCGTCGGCGCGCGCCATTGTCTGGCCGATCCGGTTGCGCCACACAATGTCGCTGCCGCGCCACCAGCCGGCCACGGTCGGCAGATCGTGGGTGGTGGTGGTGCCGACGGCATTACGGTCCCACTCGTGCGGCGGCTTGAAACCTTTGCCGCCGTGCGCGCCCTCGAACCACAACACGCGAATGCCGGCGAGTCCGTGCTCGTCGAGTCGCTCGCGAAAACCGGGCGGCACGGTGCCGAGATCTTCGCCGATCACGATCGAGCGAAACCGCCACGATTCGAGCGCGATCAAGCGCAGCAGGTCTTCGAGCGGGTAGCGCAGATACGCACCGTTGCGCGCGCTTTCGCCTTCGGGCACGAGCCACAGCCGACGCAACCCGAGAATGTGATCGATCCGGATGCCGCCGGCATGCGCGAACGCCGCGCGCAACATGTCGATGAACGCGGAGAAGCCCTGCGTGCGCATGGCGCGTGGCGAGAAGGTGGTGAGGCCCCATGCCTGGCCGGCCTGGTTGAAGAGGTCCGGCGGCGCGCCGACCGATACGCCCTGCAGCATGTCGTCGCGATACGACCAGGCGTGACTGCCGGCGCTATCGCAGCCCACCGCGAGATCGGCGATCAGGCCGACGGCCATGCCGGCATCGCGTGCGGCGTGTTGGGCGTGCGATAAACCCTTGGCGGCCAGCCATTGCAAAAACAGATGGAAATCGACTTCGTGTCGATGAGCTTCGGCGAAGGCTTCAACCTCGGCGCTGCGCGGATCGCGCAATGCTTCCGGCCAGTTGCGCCAATGACCGTTGCCGCCTTCCTGCGAGAGTTGCGCGGCTTGCAGCGCTTCGAAACGCGCATGGTCTTCGAGCGCGCGGCCGGCGCGTTCGCAGAAGCCGTGGAATTCCAACGCGCGCGGTGTCTCGTGCGCGCGGTCCTGCTCGCAGAAGTGCTCGTACAGCGAGCGCAGCACCTTCAGCTTCAAGACGACGGCGTTCGGCCAGTCGATCAGCGGCAAGTCTTCCAACGCCGACCAGCTCTGCGTGCCTTGCGCGGCTTCGAGCGCGCTGCGTGCCGCGTCCGCGCCGAACACGGCGGCGGGATCGATATGCGTGACGTTCAACCACAAGCGTGACGACGGCGAATACGGACTGAAGCGATTCGGTTCCGCGCTGAACATCGCGTGAGTCGGGCTGACGGCGAGCGCGTGCGCGCCGCGCCGCGCGCTTTCGATGGCGAGTTGCGCCAGCGCCGAATAATCGCCGATGCCGCCGTCGCCGACGCGACGCAAGCCGTACAGTTGCGCGGCAATGCCCCACAAAGGCGGCGCGTGTGCGGCGGTGGTGTTGGCTTTGTCGCTGTCGTCGCTGTCGTTCAGCGTGCGCCACGCATCCGCCACCGTGTAGCAACGTGCGGGCGCCACCGCCAGCGTCATCCGTTGCTCGTTGAGCACGAGCGTGTGATAGCCGGGTTCGTCGATGGGCGCGAGCAGCGCTTCCTCGCCTTTAGGCGCCGTAAAGCGCCCGTCGATGATCGAGCCGCTTTCGAGTTCGATCCGATAGTGACTGCCCGAGCGGATCGCCGCGGCGGGCAGCGCGATGCCGCGTCCCACTTCGGCGGTCATCAGCGGCGGCAATTTGCGGCCCGACAATTCGGCTTCGAGCGCGGCGGCGCTTTGGCGGATTTGCGTCGCGTTGCCGCACGGCAAGCCCATGCGGTCGAGCAGCACGGCCAGCGTGCTTTCCGGCACATGTTGGGTCGTGTGGTGCGCGTCCTGCCACTCCACCTCGAAACCGGCGCGCGTGGCGAGGGTGACGATCGTATCGTTGCGTCGAGTGCTCACGCGTGGCGCTCCTGTTGGCTTGCAATGCGGGCGTCGTGGCCGGTTGCATAGTCGCAGACGTCACCGGTCAGCCACGCAACGAAGGTATTCGACGGCAACACCTTGGTGTCGATCTGTTCACGCACGCGCGGCGGCGTTTCGAAAACGATCTTGCCGGGCGGCACTTCGCTGAACGCCACGCTGTCTTTCGATAAATTCAGCGCGATCGACAAGGTCTCGCCGTCGCACAGTTTCCAGCGTGCCACCAGCGCATTGGCGTCGCCGCCGTTCGCGCCGCTCAGCACGGTCGCGCCGAGCGCCTTGCCATGTTTCAGGCGCGGCGTGATCAGCTTGGCACGCACGGCCAGCGCGGATTTGTAGAAGTGCATCCAGTCGAGCCGGTCTTTCGCATCGCCGCTGCCTGGCGCGGAAGACGACGCATCGGGCGCGGGCGGCGAAGAAGCCGCGAACGTTTTCGCATCGTTCGGATCGGGAATCTGCGCGCGCCGCTTTTCGTCGCTGAACGCGGAAAAACGCGCGAATTCGCGGCGGCGTCCTTCGCGTACCGCATCGGCGAGGTCGCCGGTGTAGTCGGTGAAAAACAGGAACGGTTGCGTCGAACCGTATTCCTCGTCCATGAACAGCAAGGGAATCTGCGGCGACAGCAGCAGCAAACCGGTGGCGGCGCGCAATGCGTCGTCCGAGGTCAGTTTGCGCAGACGCTCGCCGAAGGCGCGGTTACCGATCTGATCGTGGTTCTGCAGAAACATCACGAACGACGTGGGCGGCAAATGCCCGCTCGATTCGCCACGCGGCTTGCCGTCGTGAATCGGCGAAGGATCGCCCTGATACGCGAAGCCTTCCGACAACACCCGCACAAGCCGGCGAATCGGCTGGTCTTCATACGCGTGGTAATAGCCTTCCGTTTCGCCGGTCAGCAGCACGTGCAGCGTGTTGTGCGCGTCGTCGTTCCATTGCGCGTCGAAATGCGCTTCGAGCAGCGTCGCGCTGTTGTGCTCGTTCTCCAGCACCAGATGCACATAGCGACCGTGCTGCACTTTGGCGCGAATATGGTCGGACAATTCGCGCAGCCACGAATGGTTGTCGATTGCATGCACCGCGTCGAAACGCAGCCCGTCGATACGATATTCGTTGAGCCAGTAGATGGCGTTATCGGTAAAGAAATCGCTCACTTCGCTGCGCTCGAAATCGATAGCCGGTCCCCAAGGCGTATGCGTACCTTCGCGGAAAAACGAGCGCGCGTATTGATGCAGATAGTTGCCGTCCGGGCCGAAGTGGTTATAGACCACGTCGAGAAACACCATCAGGCCGAGACCGTGGGCGGCGTCCACCAGCGCCTTGAGTTCCTCGGGACGGCCGTACGCGGAATCGGGGGCATACGGCAGCACGCCGTCATAGCCCCAGTTGTGCCGGCCGGGAAAGTCGTTCAACGGCATCAACTCGATGGCCGTCACGCCGAGCGCGGCCAGCGCCGGCAGACGCTGCTGCACGCCCGCATAGCCGCCCATCGCGCCCACATGCAGTTCGTACAGCACGGTCTCTTCCCAGGGCCGTCCATGCCAGTGCGTGTACTCCCAACGGTACGCGCGCGGGTCGATGACTTCGCTCGGGCCGTGCACGTCTTGCGGCTGAAAGCGCGACGCCGGATCGGGCACGGCGTGCTCACCGTCGAGCCGGAAGCGATACAGCGTGCCCGCGCCGCTCTCCACGGTCGCTTCAAACCAGCCGTTGCCGGTGGCCGTCATGGCGTGCGCGCCTTGCGCGGGGCCGTTTTCGACGTCGACGTGAACGTGTTCGCACGACGGCGCCCAGAACCGGAAGCGTGTGCGCGGCTTGGGCCCCGCGGCGCCCAGCAACTGGGCGCCGAACGGCAGGCAATGCGCGTGATGATGCGCGTGAGGATCAATCGGACTTTGGGACATGATTCTTCACCATTCGAATGTACTGTCGAGCCGCGTTTCACGCGTGAATCGCGTTGGCAATCTCACGCGCTACAACCCGGCCGCTCTGCATGCGGTTCATCCCGCGACGTTGTTTCCGCCTACGTGGTCGGCGACGCGTCGCTACGTGGCGGATGCGCGCCCGGATCGGGCGGCAGCGCCGTCAACAGCCGCGGCCCGTGCTGCGCGCCGGCCTTCCAGCCGGCCTGCCAGTCCGCTTCGCCCACCGGTTGCGCGGCCAGCATCACGAGGCTATGCGCGCCCACTTCGACTTCCGGCGCCGCCAGCCGGTACGGCCCGCTTTCCGGCTCGGCTGTGTCTAGCAGCACGTGCCATTCCAGATGCGGCGCGGGCGGCATAAAGCGCAACGTCTGCTGATTCGCGTTGAGCATCATTAACAATACTTCGGTTTCGCCATTCAGGCCTGGACCGGCGCGCCGCAGCGTGAATGCGCGGCCTTCAGGGTCCTGCCACGCTTCGATGGTGAGCGGATCGCCGTGTTCGTCGAACCAGCCGACATCGAACAGACCCGGCAACACTTCGCGGTCGCCAAACAGAAAGCGCGTCTCGCGCAGCAACGGGTGTTGTTTCCGTAACGCGATCACGCGCGCGACGAACTCGGCCATCTGCTGCCCGTCCGGCGTTTGCGCGCGTTCCCAGTCGATCCACGAGATGTCGTTATCCTGGCAGTACGCGTTGTTGTTGCCGTTCTGGGTGCGCAGCGATTCGTCGCCGGCCAGCAGCATCGGC
This genomic stretch from Paraburkholderia bryophila harbors:
- the malQ gene encoding 4-alpha-glucanotransferase, giving the protein MSTRRNDTIVTLATRAGFEVEWQDAHHTTQHVPESTLAVLLDRMGLPCGNATQIRQSAAALEAELSGRKLPPLMTAEVGRGIALPAAAIRSGSHYRIELESGSIIDGRFTAPKGEEALLAPIDEPGYHTLVLNEQRMTLAVAPARCYTVADAWRTLNDSDDSDKANTTAAHAPPLWGIAAQLYGLRRVGDGGIGDYSALAQLAIESARRGAHALAVSPTHAMFSAEPNRFSPYSPSSRLWLNVTHIDPAAVFGADAARSALEAAQGTQSWSALEDLPLIDWPNAVVLKLKVLRSLYEHFCEQDRAHETPRALEFHGFCERAGRALEDHARFEALQAAQLSQEGGNGHWRNWPEALRDPRSAEVEAFAEAHRHEVDFHLFLQWLAAKGLSHAQHAARDAGMAVGLIADLAVGCDSAGSHAWSYRDDMLQGVSVGAPPDLFNQAGQAWGLTTFSPRAMRTQGFSAFIDMLRAAFAHAGGIRIDHILGLRRLWLVPEGESARNGAYLRYPLEDLLRLIALESWRFRSIVIGEDLGTVPPGFRERLDEHGLAGIRVLWFEGAHGGKGFKPPHEWDRNAVGTTTTHDLPTVAGWWRGSDIVWRNRIGQTMARADGRDPVQLAQEERAHDRANMWRAFQSAGVAAHGVEAPPPDDAPVDEALAFVCATPGPLVTFPLEDLLGQVEQPNLPGSIDEHPNWRRRVNLPIDELFKDDVFCDRLLAVDRERRAARAAAPSSNASAEPDTP
- the treY gene encoding malto-oligosyltrehalose synthase, whose product is MTVPRSTLRLQFHRGFTFDDAAKHVDYFAALGISHVYASPITTAEPGSMHGYDTVDYTRVSAECGGEAGLKRLVDKLRAHNMGLLVDMVPNHMGVGGASNAWWLDILEWGRHSAYARHFDVDWHSPDPALRGKVLAPTLGAQYGEELAAGRIALLFDADSGRFYIGYGPHVFPVCPIDYASILQGAERADLNALAERFNGLTTQPTDHPRAAEGREMLREFVAQQGSAAIDAALEAYAPGDPVTRDRLHRLIERQHFRLAWWRTASDEVNWRRFFDISTLAGVRVERPEVFDAVHALIFRLYQEGVVDGLRIDHVDGLAEPREYAQRLRQRLTELRDTAPYVVVEKILGRGEPLRDDWPVDGTTGYDFMNDVGALLHDPAGAEPLAQTWAELTGRSPRFADEALIARRKILAENLSAELDRAARALHRIARDSLTTRDFAFTSLRRVLTELVVHFPVYRVYPQNGLRSTADNVYFDQALEGAKQSLSRADLVVLDRVNAWLGGSAEEAPSGRPGAPPQPGQNNAPPSHAGSARRTAQTLFSQLTAPVAAKAVEDTACYRYGRLLSRNEVGADPGEFALSVEQFHAANLERAQRFPHALLATATHDHKRGEDVRARLAVLSEIAADWSATLRAWSTLNAPHRRALDGKPISSVGQDTRCDWAPGPAAEAMLYQTLVGCWPPELKPDDAAGVKELAERVAQWQLKALREAKLQTNWLAPDEAYEAGCRDFLFDILAPQRRDGFLKELSAFVARIGRAGALNSLQQTVLRLASPGIPDLYQGTELWDFSLVDPDNRRPVDFAQREAWLVQTPPSDFLPTWRDGRVKLAVVQRVLALRTHLPELLSQSEYLPLTVRGAHAANVIAFARRHGNAWAVVIASRLASGLLDSDDASDLPMVDPQKWADTAIEMPSDLSARALFDWLSPAAPKVDEHGLLYVRDALGAMPIAVLVEDGVPRS
- the treZ gene encoding malto-oligosyltrehalose trehalohydrolase; protein product: MSQSPIDPHAHHHAHCLPFGAQLLGAAGPKPRTRFRFWAPSCEHVHVDVENGPAQGAHAMTATGNGWFEATVESGAGTLYRFRLDGEHAVPDPASRFQPQDVHGPSEVIDPRAYRWEYTHWHGRPWEETVLYELHVGAMGGYAGVQQRLPALAALGVTAIELMPLNDFPGRHNWGYDGVLPYAPDSAYGRPEELKALVDAAHGLGLMVFLDVVYNHFGPDGNYLHQYARSFFREGTHTPWGPAIDFERSEVSDFFTDNAIYWLNEYRIDGLRFDAVHAIDNHSWLRELSDHIRAKVQHGRYVHLVLENEHNSATLLEAHFDAQWNDDAHNTLHVLLTGETEGYYHAYEDQPIRRLVRVLSEGFAYQGDPSPIHDGKPRGESSGHLPPTSFVMFLQNHDQIGNRAFGERLRKLTSDDALRAATGLLLLSPQIPLLFMDEEYGSTQPFLFFTDYTGDLADAVREGRRREFARFSAFSDEKRRAQIPDPNDAKTFAASSPPAPDASSSAPGSGDAKDRLDWMHFYKSALAVRAKLITPRLKHGKALGATVLSGANGGDANALVARWKLCDGETLSIALNLSKDSVAFSEVPPGKIVFETPPRVREQIDTKVLPSNTFVAWLTGDVCDYATGHDARIASQQERHA
- a CDS encoding dipeptidase; translated protein: MTLDWPTIRDGNADTLHDTTVDITGWMIPLDPQAESVDYFLLCADEPCCGGCVPRNPAASIEVYTAAPLAPQAEALTLRGRLLRLVDDPAGWRYRLVEASALDRLPSASRTFSRRAFLSSGAALGLAACAPGRFAGYTDPHHAQDDPVAQADSGSHSAPSWQAPSSTLTIDMHSHAGRVTVSRDPAIGARRPFLPLAAPMRKGGMNVICLAIVTDTTVTRVAENRKRFEAWRDPQPGELYALGQAEFQRAHQLIEREQMQVVTNAASLAAKGSLGPCAIISAEGGDFLEGQVDRVDEAYAQHQLRHLQLTHYRVNELGDIQTEPPVHGGLTDTGAEVVRRCNALGIVVDVAHGTYDLVKRAADTSTKPLVLSHSALATHPSSRSRLITPDHARVIAGTGGVIGVWPSSGSFKDIHAMAEGIKRMADVVGVEHVGLGSDMLGFISPPVFRSYEQLPDLASALRVAGFTQEEVSAILGGNYRRVFQVSVG
- a CDS encoding TetR/AcrR family transcriptional regulator; its protein translation is MPSAGVPPKSRREEYADATRQALISAAGELFASQGYQQVGIEAIARSARVTRGAFYHHFADKAELFDALVGALQEQAAAKVQAAARAAPKAKRISAGIREFLEVCCEPAYRQLVIETAPAVLGTARCREIEEAHVYGLLIDALVGPAGHNEKARANAYLAARMIGSMVCEAAQLLDNADDPVALKAEALKLVESMVGTLTPDKSRSGSARK
- a CDS encoding nuclear transport factor 2 family protein; its protein translation is MTQAEQYLSPTEEQLSNARIAVQRFAAEWQNPVADNLRSLMHEDTRNLIPPMTEPADREGVVEHFRQVLTQLPDLKVDVLQWAPTGDAVMIEWQASATVAGQPLSWQGVDRFNLRGDRMYKGQVYWDTRRVAEQVAEAVKRAQQKG